Proteins from a single region of Acidianus ambivalens:
- a CDS encoding DUF711 family protein: protein MKIRAVTAFVADINKDKILSITNKLNSIKEEDILTKRISFPETNPNIEFSKLLDLVVDNSIIFSLISIKDKDKRLSQVKDVLSAGENIYANVLLTSPSYVDEIVNLITRLEPSEASRFAILINDYFLLTPYFPTSTADVARDSFALSLLYVNDFKERKAVQSLEKADAIGKTIESKTGLKYIGIDISLSPWGEESVGGLIEERSGKKIFNRGHVWTVGELNKELFSSAWEAKVSPIGYSEVMLPVGEDAILSKRVEEESLTLSQLLSMTFSCAAGLDMVGIEEDKELYKNIIKDAMAIQFVKKRPYGIRIIPSRGEKKIYIKEFGYIPTIKVV from the coding sequence ATGAAAATAAGAGCCGTAACGGCTTTCGTAGCAGATATAAACAAAGATAAAATTTTATCTATTACTAACAAATTAAATTCCATTAAAGAAGAAGATATACTAACCAAGAGAATAAGCTTTCCTGAGACAAATCCTAATATAGAATTTTCGAAACTTCTAGATTTAGTAGTTGATAACTCAATAATTTTTAGCTTGATAAGTATAAAGGATAAGGACAAAAGATTAAGCCAAGTTAAAGATGTACTTTCGGCAGGAGAAAATATATATGCAAATGTATTATTAACATCACCCTCTTATGTTGACGAAATTGTAAATCTTATAACAAGGCTAGAACCTTCAGAAGCTTCAAGATTTGCAATACTTATTAATGATTACTTCCTTTTAACACCTTATTTTCCAACTTCTACCGCAGATGTAGCTAGAGACTCCTTTGCATTATCTTTACTTTACGTTAATGATTTCAAGGAAAGAAAAGCTGTACAAAGTTTAGAAAAGGCTGATGCAATAGGAAAAACTATTGAGAGTAAAACTGGGTTAAAATACATAGGAATAGACATTTCGCTTTCTCCTTGGGGAGAGGAAAGTGTTGGAGGATTAATTGAAGAAAGAAGCGGAAAAAAGATCTTTAATAGAGGGCACGTATGGACTGTAGGCGAGCTTAATAAAGAATTATTCTCAAGCGCGTGGGAAGCTAAGGTGTCACCGATAGGTTATTCTGAAGTTATGCTACCAGTAGGTGAAGATGCTATATTATCTAAACGCGTTGAGGAGGAATCTTTAACGCTCTCGCAATTACTAAGTATGACATTCTCATGCGCAGCAGGATTAGATATGGTAGGGATAGAAGAGGATAAGGAATTATATAAGAATATTATCAAGGACGCAATGGCTATTCAATTCGTGAAGAAAAGACCATACGGTATAAGAATTATACCTTCTAGGGGTGAGAAAAAGATCTATATAAAAGAATTCGGTTATATACCAACCATT